The following coding sequences lie in one Acropora palmata chromosome 3, jaAcrPala1.3, whole genome shotgun sequence genomic window:
- the LOC141877251 gene encoding uncharacterized protein LOC141877251, protein MAAFSQTYLSKDLLSSLSAEVLDMILSYLPAKSLLNVSECNRRLLDLCRNCNFLWKHLCKIDFNADLTVKGSFPSFFLLYQLLYKSRIILEDTDHRTYSGYIPDWLYYWSALSTKPPLPGFSNLPAGRTKKTWGLKEEDLTNYQMQGNNSREGVRLERYYSWTDGLEAALWKHKSRQKFHEVALKRCVRSQKQIHKAFPKASKNQRKRAFNKFQNEHRKLKNILSKQKEGASEILINQCPQKIGEDYIDGYLHKSGIKQLESYIEFAKQLEREVGIEELIKDIPECVLLVYEKMSPIARQRFIPAEEFLDVARVYLERVKQVWRWQNENGTEGRQAFRDCDVVKAFPPYSAYIQTGCESHFRTLRLNFEGLEILRTWLDENAWITQVLDSDLIDVVRGAPSNRTVNNEPRAQPVQALKKMVKVFLKSGRKVDFDKILKRLAESARIFLHSNLMLVDSLERSLVAPL, encoded by the exons ATGGCAGCTTTTTCTCAGACTTACCTTTCCAAGGATCTGCTGTCTAGTCTCAGCGCTGAGGTCCTTGATATGATCCTTTCGTATTTGCCAGCAAAGTCTTTGTTGAATGTGAGCGAGTGCAATCGCCGTTTGCTCGATTTGTGTCGAAATTGCAATTTTCTCTGGAAGCACCTTTGTAAG ATAGATTTTAATGCTGACCTTACAGTAAAAGGCTCCTTTccctcattttttttgttgtatcaACTTCTGTACAAATCTCGCATTATCCTCGAAGACACAGACCACAGAACCTACAGTGGTTACATTCCTGATTGGTTGTATTATTGGAGTGCGCTTAGTACTAAACCACCCCTCCCTGGATTTTCCAACCTTCCAGCTGGGAGGACAAAGAAAACCTGGG GGCTCAAAGAGGAGGACCTCACAAACTACCAAATGCAAGGCAACAATTCAAGGGAGGGAGTAAGACTGGAACGTTACTATAGCTGGACTGATGGACTGGAGGCAGCTCTGTGGAAGCACAAAAGCAGACAAAAATTTCATGAAGTGGCTTTGAAACGCTGTGTGCGGAGCCAGAAACAAATACATAAAGCTTTCCCAAAGGCTTCCAAGAACCAACGCAAACGAGCATTtaataaatttcaaaatgagcACCGAAAACTCAAAAACATTCTCTCAAAGCAAAAGGAGGGTGCAAGCGAAATTCTCATCAATCAGTGTCCTCAGAAGATTGGAGAGGACTACATTGATG GTTATCTTCATAAAAGCGGCATCAAACAGCTGGAAAGCTACATTGAATTCGCCAAACAACTAGAACGAGAAGTAGGAATCGAGGAGCTAATAAAGGACATTCCAGAGTGCGTGCTGCTTGTGTATGAGAAAATGTCACCAATAGCACGTCAACGATTCATCCCGGCGGAAGAATTTCTTGACGTGGCAAGAGTTTACCTTGAAAGAGTTAAACAAGTCTGGAGATGGCAGAATGAAAATGGCACAGAAGGAAGACAAGCTTTTCGAGATTGTGATGTTGTTAAAGCTTTCCCCCCCTACAG CGCTTACATCCAAACAGGCTGCGAATCTCACTTCAGGACACTTCGGCTCAACTTCGAAGGACTTGAAATATTAAGAACGTGGCTTGATGAAAATGCGTGGATAACACAAGTACTGGACTCGGATTTAATTGACGTTGTGCGAGGAGCTCCCTCCAACAGAACAGTGAACAACGAGCCTCGCGCCCAGCCAGTGCAGGCTCTTAAGAAAATGGTCAAAGTGTTTCTTAAATCAGGAAGGAAAGTTGACTTCGATAAAATTCTAAAGAGATTGGCTGAATCAGCCagaatttttttgcatagtaATTTGATGTTGGTGGACAGCTTAGAAAGAAGTCTTGTTGCCCCTTTATAG
- the LOC141877249 gene encoding vacuolar protein sorting-associated protein 18 homolog, whose amino-acid sequence MASILDQYLQASSGENLNPFLGPDVTEPISTGYVEVKSQDEVPIFQRQKINFRPPSNIVDVAVSNNIVGIALSNNELMRLDLANPSEIDRVDVTKRVDDSIHGIFMDPTARHMIVSMKSQESFYLARDSKKPKPLAKMKGHLINAVAWNKSKLTESSTQTILLGTTKGLIFQTEVEPEEKFFQGGLEKFWKQLYNVSANGDPEESIYGIMFEKFPATPKSDRKYFIMVSTLSRMYQFIGDATGTDGLDFQPLFAEYENNPAPFLQMPGCLENSNLALFYPKLRSLPKSFAWLTGSGVYFGELDFNPQEVCDNITTETRLLQYKTTEGGDFLPAISVGITGFHALMLYANRLEAVSLLSEQAVFEDHISPRHGAMRGLCIDSARKTVWVFSDSAIFQYHVTRESRDVWHMYLERGQFELAKEYCKENPANLDKVLTKQAEELFQNKNYTKAAKCYAQTQVSFEEVALKFIQAEERQALRMFLLKKMDILKKEDKTQMTMLVMWLIELYLNDLGSLKEEQVASKREDLQDEFRKFLAQTKVKTCLDQNRKTAYNLIASHGDVENLIFFAMLMQDFEHVISHHIQHDDFLAALAVLTKQTDTELYYKFSPVLMQHIPRPTVSAWIEQKKKLDPRKLIPALVHYHQQGKSAQTEEAIRYLEICIEKLGNKDQAIHNYLLSLYIERDDDRSLLRYLQMQRQDPEEVCYDLKYALRLCSEHNKQRACVHIYSTMGLFEEAVDLSLKVDVELAKIQAQKPPEDDEVLRKKLWLRIARHVVEEEGDVKKAMEFLNHCELLKIEDILPFFQDFVTIDHFKDAICSSLHEYNQHIEELKSEMQEATESAKTIRSDIHEMRNKYSVVPAQEKCSVCSYPLLTRAFYVFPCHHAFHSDCLKDEMIPTLKEKQRAKVQELFSQLYKTPRSDSSTVTSTSRGSLKNELDDLIASECLYCGEIMIRTIDQPFILPEEYDSVLESWL is encoded by the exons atggcGTCGATTCTGGATCAGTACCTTCAGGCTTCATCTGGAGAAAATTTAAATCCTTTTCTTGGTCCTGATGTCACTGAACCG ATCTCCACAGGTTATGTTGAGGTAAAAAGTCAAGATGAAGTTCCCATTTTCCAGCGACAAAAGATTAACTTCAG ACCTCCCAGTAATATTGTGGATGTTGCAGTAAGCAATAACATAGTAGGCATAGCTTTGAGCAACAATGAGCTAATGAGATTAGACTTGGCCAACCCCAGTGAGATAGATC GTGTTGACGTAACTAAGAGAGTTGACGACTCAATCCATGGCATTTTTATGGACCCAACTGCCAGACATATGATTGTCTCTATGAAATCACAGGAGTCTTTTTATCTTGCAAGAGACTCCAAGAAACCCAAGCCACTGGCAAAGATGAAG GGACATTTGATAAATGCAGTTGCTTGGAATAAATCAAAATTGACTGAGAGTTCTACACAAACAATTCTCTTGGGAACAACAAAAG GTTTAATATTTCAGACTGAAGTGGAACcagaagagaagttttttCAGGGTGGACTGGAAAAATTTTGGAAACAA TTGTACAATGTGAGTGCCAATGGTGACCCTGAAGAATCTATTTATGGAATCATGTTTGAGAAGTTTCCTGCAACTCCAAAGTCTGACAGGAAATATTTCATCATGGTGTCAACACTCAG TCGCATGTATCAGTTTATAGGAGATGCAACAGGTACAGATGGATTGGATTTTCAACCTCTGTTTGCAGAGTATGAAAACAATCCAG CACCTTTCCTTCAGATGCCAGGGTGTTTAGAGAACAGCAACTTAGCACTGTTTTATCCAAAACTCAGGAGCCTTCCAAAATCATTTGCATGGCTCACAG GAAGTGGGGTTTATTTTGGTGAGTTAGACTTCAATCCTCAAGAGGTTTGTGACAACATTACAACAGAAACAAGATTGTTGCA ATACAAGACAACGGAAGGCGGCGATTTCCTTCCTGCAATTTCTGTTGGCATTACTGGTTTCCATGCTCTGATGCTTTATGCAAACAG ACTTGAGGCTGTGTCATTGCTTAGTGAACAAGCTGTTTTTGAAGATCATATTTCTCCTCGG catGGTGCGATGAGAGGTCTCTGTATTGATAGTGCGAGAAAAACAGTGTGGGTCTTCTCCGATTCAGCGATATTTCAATACCATGTCACAAGGGAGAGCAG GGATGTATGGCACATGTATCTTGAAAGAGGCCAGTTTGAGTTAGCAAAGGAGTATTGCAAG GAAAATCCAGCAAACTTAGACAAAGTATTAACCAAGCAAGCAGAGGAactgtttcaaaataaaaa CTACACCAAAGCGGCAAAGTGCTATGCGCAGACCCAAGTCTCGTTCGAGGAAGTTGCCCTGAAGTTTATCCAGGCCGAGGAGAGACAGGCTCTCAGGATGTTCCTTTTAAAAAAGATGGACATTCTGAAAAAAGAG GATAAAACACAGATGACAATGCTGGTGATGTGGTTAATTGAACTGTATTTAAATGATCTTGGGAGTCTAAAGGAAGAGCAAGTCGCTTCGAAACGCGAAGATTTGCAGGATGAGTTCAGGAAATTTCTTGCGCAGACCAAAGTTAAG ACTTGTCTTGATCAGAACAGAAAGACTGCTTATAATTTGATAGCCAGCCATGGAGATgtggaaaatttaattttctttgcaatgcTTATGCAAG ATTTTGAACATGTCATTAGCCATCATATTCAACATGATGACTTTTTGGCAGCACTGGCTGTCCTTACGAAACAA acTGACACAGAGCTGTATTACAAGTTCTCTCCAGTACTGATGCAACATATTCCTCGTCCAACAGTCAGTGCCTGGAttgaacagaaaaagaaattggaccCACGTAAGCTTATCCCTGCTTTAGTACACTACCATCAACAAGGCAAATCAGCTCAG aCTGAGGAAGCAATCCGCTACTTAGAAATTTGTATTGAGAAACTGGGAAACAAAGATCAAGCAATTCATAACTACTTACTTTCTTTGTACATTGAACGAGATGATGATAGATCATTGTTACGGTATTTGCAGATGCAGCGCCAG GATCCGGAAGAAGTGTGTTACGATTTGAAGTACGCTCTACGACTCTGTTCTGAACACAACAAGCAGCGTGCTTGTGTGCATATTTACAGCACAATGGGGCTCTTTGAGGAAGCCGTGGATCTGTCCTTAAAG gTTGATGTCGAGCTTGCTAAAATTCAAGCTCAGAAGCCCCCAGAGGACGATGAAGTGTTgagaaagaaactgtggcTCAGAATCGCGAGACACGTGGTAGAGGAAGAAGGAGATGTCAAGAA GGCAATGGAGTTTTTAAACCATTGTGAACTTCTGAAGATTGAAGATATCCTTCCGTTTTTTCAGGATTTCGTCACCATTGATCATTTTAAG GATGCCATTTGTTCATCTCTTCATGAATACAACCAACACATCGAAGAACTGAAAAGTGAAATGCAG GAAGCCACGGAAAGCGCCAAGACAATAAGATCGGACATCCATGAAATGAGAAACAA ATACAGTGTTGTTCCGGCGCAAGAAAAGTGTTCCGTATGTTCTTATCCTCTCCTGACGCGAGCCTTTTATGTCTTCCCGTGTCATCATGCATTCCATTCTGACTGCCTCAAGGACGAG atGATACCCAccctcaaagaaaaacagag aGCAAAGGTCCAGGAACTATTCAGCCAACTATACAAGACACCAAGATCCGATTCCTCCACGGTAACATCAACCTCAAGAGGATCACTCAAG AATGAGTTGGATGACCTGATTGCTTCTGAGTGCCTCTACTGTGGGGAAATAATGATAAG gaCGATCGATCAGCCATTTATCTTAccagaagaatatgacagtgttCTTGAAAGCTGGCTATGA
- the LOC141877252 gene encoding molybdate-anion transporter-like isoform X1 gives MLIIAYVCFVILSGICAVVHFKCKSGQNEEMTIANPNFLTFQNSYFKVYFPALMAEWLQGPYLYKLYSHYGFIDTQIAVIYVCGFASSVVFGTSAGFFASAFGRKKACVVFTLLYSLCCLTKLSRNYGILIFGRVLGGMSTSLLFTAFDAWYLYEHTQTHSFPNEWVSATFAKATLYNSVISVVAGILANIISEWMRFGPVAPFVLAIPFLISAGVLIQLSWDENYGGKQLKVIQPCMESLRHIVTNNKVMFIGIVTSLFESAMYIFVFLWTPVLDRAHHYPPLGIVFSCFMLCVTLGSFFFNFTINHGISPSKIVILTVVMASLANIGASFASANHPRTSFIMFIVLELACGVYFPAMGWLRQRILPEAHHAGIINWFRVPLNSIAAVVLMVLHDTHSSHGISAIFALCSILLAIAGIAAVRLFVLSKNDDNLKVVFDEEEGLQ, from the coding sequence ATGCTAATTATCGCATATGTCTGCTTTGTAATCCTGTCAGGAATCTGTGCTGTTGTCCACTTCAAATGCAAATCAGGACAAAATGAGGAAATGACAATAGCTAACCCTAACTTTCTGACTTTCCAGAACAGTTACTTCAAGGTTTATTTTCCAGCCCTTATGGCAGAATGGCTTCAAGGACCATACCTATACAAACTTTACAGTCATTATGGTTTCATTGACACCCAGATTGCTGTTATTTATGTCTGTGGCTTTGCATCAAGTGTTGTTTTTGGAACGTCTGCTGGGTTCTTTGCCAGTGCATTTGGACGTAAAAAGGCTTGTGTTGTGTTTACGTTACTTTACTCTTTGTGTTGTTTGACAAAATTATCAAGAAACTATGGTATACTGATATTTGGAAGAGTTTTGGGTGGAATGTCAACATCACTGTTATTCACAGCCTTTGATGCATGGTACTTATACGAACACACCCAAACCCATAGTTTTCCAAACGAATGGGTATCAGCAACGTTTGCCAAAGCAACGCTTTACAACAGTGTTATCTCTGTTGTTGCGGGGATTTTGGCCAACATCATATCAGAGTGGATGAGATTTGGTCCTGTTGCACCATTTGTCTTGGCAATTCCTTTTCTCATCTCTGCTGGAGTACTGATACAGCTTTCCTGGGATGAAAACTATGGGGGAAAACAACTTAAGGTGATTCAACCTTGCATGGAGAGTTTGCGTCACATTGTAACAAACAACAAGGTTATGTTTATTGGCATTGTAACTTCACTTTTTGAGAGTGCCATGTAcatatttgtgtttttatggACACCAGTCTTAGACAGAGCCCACCATTATCCTCCCTTGGGAATTGTCTTTTCATGCTTTATGTTGTGTGTAACCCttggaagtttcttttttaactttacAATCAATCATGGCATAAGCCCATCAAAGATAGTCATTCTAACAGTTGTCATGGCATCATTGGCAAACATTGGTGCATCATTTGCAAGTGCCAATCATCCACGAACATCATTCATCATGTTCATTgtactggaactagcttgcggTGTTTACTTTCCAGCAATGGGCTGGCTGCGCCAAAGAATTCTACCTGAAGCTCATCATGCTGGGATTATTAACTGGTTCAGAGTGCCGCTCAATTCAATTGCAGCAGTTGTTTTGATGGTACTTCATGATACACACAGCAGTCATGGAATATCTGCAATATTTGCACTCTGTTCCATTCTTTTGGCAATTGCAGGTATTGCAGCTGTGAGactgtttgttttgtccaaAAATGACGACAATTTGAAAGTTGTCTTTGATGAGGAAGAAGGTCTTCAGTAA
- the LOC141877252 gene encoding molybdate-anion transporter-like isoform X2, whose translation MTIANPNFLTFQNSYFKVYFPALMAEWLQGPYLYKLYSHYGFIDTQIAVIYVCGFASSVVFGTSAGFFASAFGRKKACVVFTLLYSLCCLTKLSRNYGILIFGRVLGGMSTSLLFTAFDAWYLYEHTQTHSFPNEWVSATFAKATLYNSVISVVAGILANIISEWMRFGPVAPFVLAIPFLISAGVLIQLSWDENYGGKQLKVIQPCMESLRHIVTNNKVMFIGIVTSLFESAMYIFVFLWTPVLDRAHHYPPLGIVFSCFMLCVTLGSFFFNFTINHGISPSKIVILTVVMASLANIGASFASANHPRTSFIMFIVLELACGVYFPAMGWLRQRILPEAHHAGIINWFRVPLNSIAAVVLMVLHDTHSSHGISAIFALCSILLAIAGIAAVRLFVLSKNDDNLKVVFDEEEGLQ comes from the coding sequence ATGACAATAGCTAACCCTAACTTTCTGACTTTCCAGAACAGTTACTTCAAGGTTTATTTTCCAGCCCTTATGGCAGAATGGCTTCAAGGACCATACCTATACAAACTTTACAGTCATTATGGTTTCATTGACACCCAGATTGCTGTTATTTATGTCTGTGGCTTTGCATCAAGTGTTGTTTTTGGAACGTCTGCTGGGTTCTTTGCCAGTGCATTTGGACGTAAAAAGGCTTGTGTTGTGTTTACGTTACTTTACTCTTTGTGTTGTTTGACAAAATTATCAAGAAACTATGGTATACTGATATTTGGAAGAGTTTTGGGTGGAATGTCAACATCACTGTTATTCACAGCCTTTGATGCATGGTACTTATACGAACACACCCAAACCCATAGTTTTCCAAACGAATGGGTATCAGCAACGTTTGCCAAAGCAACGCTTTACAACAGTGTTATCTCTGTTGTTGCGGGGATTTTGGCCAACATCATATCAGAGTGGATGAGATTTGGTCCTGTTGCACCATTTGTCTTGGCAATTCCTTTTCTCATCTCTGCTGGAGTACTGATACAGCTTTCCTGGGATGAAAACTATGGGGGAAAACAACTTAAGGTGATTCAACCTTGCATGGAGAGTTTGCGTCACATTGTAACAAACAACAAGGTTATGTTTATTGGCATTGTAACTTCACTTTTTGAGAGTGCCATGTAcatatttgtgtttttatggACACCAGTCTTAGACAGAGCCCACCATTATCCTCCCTTGGGAATTGTCTTTTCATGCTTTATGTTGTGTGTAACCCttggaagtttcttttttaactttacAATCAATCATGGCATAAGCCCATCAAAGATAGTCATTCTAACAGTTGTCATGGCATCATTGGCAAACATTGGTGCATCATTTGCAAGTGCCAATCATCCACGAACATCATTCATCATGTTCATTgtactggaactagcttgcggTGTTTACTTTCCAGCAATGGGCTGGCTGCGCCAAAGAATTCTACCTGAAGCTCATCATGCTGGGATTATTAACTGGTTCAGAGTGCCGCTCAATTCAATTGCAGCAGTTGTTTTGATGGTACTTCATGATACACACAGCAGTCATGGAATATCTGCAATATTTGCACTCTGTTCCATTCTTTTGGCAATTGCAGGTATTGCAGCTGTGAGactgtttgttttgtccaaAAATGACGACAATTTGAAAGTTGTCTTTGATGAGGAAGAAGGTCTTCAGTAA
- the LOC141877250 gene encoding uncharacterized protein LOC141877250, with product MAAFLDEILLHIFGYFDGTTLAKMLLVCKQWRNIAKTPSLWRRLVLIRWPSQRFLYEKASLSHINWINTYQELTLRGNFSPDEMKYFICCRVSGDELTETELRENMFFHMAETMMKWAVPDTFQQEDEFNTPGFNKNFELFFDTHDLKWTFIDKRREYIDDLFSCKTKTSTPARFIRPYQVIPSCLVMFRWLCLFRAYVTEEIGLTFYRIWRYRLKHRATGMNFEVYDWKAAMSCTLSNGSPTCASFREDAIELLSILTHPNFLMHPLGVSTRKELYFPLPKGVSGRCHSATSSLSSSGVTSPRSPLTRRENFSFDRKDTSPKHKVASSTTDSDDESDGGFDTGYVANCEDFISSKHWDVEEQNKIQAEVAGMWTVVNNNNAPHLFVNYDAYSNRWVFRDCITSFREPWILGAAEIFRHCNTFRGHGWSTEAIPSCLALYRLVCLMNVNARVYASMEDASIWALHLVHNTTRAVLHLKDLNGWFDISASLTEDMQNQLREVSDKFTGLQTLQWYDISTPVPIPDNISDYVASDEDSEAGDKKAEDICCLTPVQSDDECHNGSSGGEVDFDDLEEEFWFSSLAPQIMGAEETDLQVEDSEIPDETFVHGSNSFWSSLGSPVCQQDISAMPGVADDVGACGGDHPLNGSHHGDYQEHFDVTEGLRSQHYSDGSNNHKQPKCHPSDSEGSEVHSTESCDVTTLKQFKHDTIVLLNLLMDEKFAHPYGTIAGSVA from the exons ATGGCCGCGTTTTTGGACGAAATTCTGCTTCATATCTTTGGATATTTTGATGGAACAACACTGGCAAAGATGTTGTTGGTATGTAAACAGTGGAGGAACATTGCAAAGACTCCTTCGCTATGGCGAAGGCTTGTGTTAATACGGTGGCCTTCGCAGAGGTTTTTGTACGAAAAAGCGTCTCTGTCCCACATTAACTGGATTAACACTTATCAAGAATTAACCCTCAGAGGAAATTTCTCTCCCGATGAAATGAAATACTTTATTTGCTGTCGTGTGAGTGGAGACGAACTGACTGAAACAGAATTGCGTGAGAATATGTTTTTCCACATGGCGGAGACAATGATGAAGTGGGCCGTACCAGATACATTTCAACAAGAAGACGAATTCAACACACCAGGATTCAATAAAAactttgaattatttttcGACACACATGATTTGAAGTGGACATTCATCGATAAACGAAGAGAGTATATTGACGACTTGTTCAGCTGTAAAACGAAGACCTCAACTCCTGCTCGCTTCATTCGACCGTATCAAGTGATTCCTAGCTGCCTGGTTATGTTTCGATGGCTCTGTCTTTTCCGCGCCTACGTGACCGAAGAAATTGGTTTGACTTTTTATCGCATATGGCGTTATCGCCTAAAACACCGGGCCACTGGTATGAATTTTGAGGTTTACGATTGGAAAGCTGCCATGTCGTGTACCCTGTCTAACGGAAGTCCAACATGTGCATCTTTCAGAGAGGATGCAATTGAACTTCTCTCCATTCTTACCCACCCGAACTTCCTTATGCACCCCTTGGGTGTTAGCACCCGGAAGGAGCTGTACTTCCCCCTTCCTAAAGGTGTTAGTGGTAGATGCCACTCGGCAACATCGTCACTCTCCAGCAGTGGAGTAACAAGCCCAAGGTCACCATTAACAAGAAGagaaaacttttcatttgatcGAAAAGACACTTCACCCAAGCACAAGGTTGCTAGTAGCACTACTGATAGTGACGATGAATCAGATGGAGGCTTTGACACTGGCTATGTGGCCAATTGTGAAGACTTCATAAGTAGCAAGCATTGGGATGtagaagaacaaaacaaaatccaagCTGAGGTGGCTGGGATGTGGACAGTGGTGAACAACAACAATGCCCCCCACCTATTTGTAAACTATGATGCATACAGCAATCGCTGGGTTTTTCGTGATTGCATTACCTCATTCCGTGAGCCATGGATATTAGGGGCTGCAGAAATCTTTAGACATTGCAACACCTTTAGAGGGCATGGCTGGAGCACAGAAGCCATTCCAAGCTGCCTGGCTTTGTATCGATTAGTTTGCCTTATGAACGTAAATGCTAGAGTTTATGCCAGTATGGAGGATGCATCAATCTGGGCATTGCATTTGGTTCATAATACCACTCGTGCAGTGTTGCATCTAAAAGATTTAAATG GTTGGTTTGACATTTCTGCAAGTCTCACAGAGGACATGCAAAACCAGCTACGAGAAGTATCTGACAAGTTCACTGGGCTACAAACGTTGCAGTGGTATGATATCTCTACCCCTGTACCAATCCCTGACAACATCAGTGATTATGTTGCCAGTGACGAGGATAGTGAGGCAGGTGACAAGAAAGCTGAGGACATTTGCTGCTTGACCCCAGTTCAGTCTGACGATGAATGTCACAATGGTTCATCAGGTGGTGAAGTGGACTTTGATGACCTAGAGGAGGAATTCTGGTTTTCCTCCTTGGCACCACAGATAATGGGAGCAGAAGAAACAGACCTTCAGGTTGAGGATTCTGAAATTCCAGATGAGACATTTGTTCACGGCTCAAATAGTTTTTGGAGTTCTCTGGGGTCACCCGTTTGCCAACAAGACATATCAGCAATGCCTGGTGTAGCTGATGATGTAGGTGCCTGTGGGGGAGACCACCCTCTGAATGGCTCTCATCATGGGGACTACCAAGAGCATTTTGATGTCACTGAAGGGTTGAGAAGCCAACATTATTCTGATGGCAGCAATAATCATAAACAACCCAAGTGTCATCCCTCAGACAGTGAAGGAAGTGAGGTTCACAGCACAGAGTCTTGTGATGTAACCACCTTGAAGCAGTTCAAGCATGACACAATCGTGCTTTTGAACTTACTAATGGACGAAAAGTTTGCTCATCCATATGGAACAATTGCTGGCTCTGTGGCATAG